From one Microbacter margulisiae genomic stretch:
- a CDS encoding metallophosphoesterase family protein, producing MNKLNRVLLILLFSLAFVSCGEMPVNAQSHHTIHIVYTSDLHFGWHRQFRGKTNCSANEVNRDMVREMNTLSEICFPKDGGIDQGSKVGPVDYIIVTGDIVNRQQIGIQSATASWKQFAATYLDGGITLKNEDGKPTPFLLECGNHDVSDAIGFTKPMNPDSDATSMVNIYNMMLSPSVPLTNATFHYKEDKINSSRDIAGVHFMFVNVWPDSTARIWMQHDLASVSSKTPVVIFTHDPPIADPKHFINPNGNHSINATDKFENILEEIFKDGKTPKSSTTIEQRGFVSFLKLHPNIRAYFHGHDNFNQFYTYYGPDDNIQLPVFRVDSPMKGDISGTDAPNKVGDEKEVSFQVISINSDTKKMTVRECFWNKSGANSKLEWGNNATIDLK from the coding sequence ATGAATAAACTAAATCGGGTTTTGTTAATACTATTGTTCTCTCTTGCATTTGTTTCGTGCGGGGAGATGCCCGTCAATGCTCAATCGCATCATACAATACACATTGTATATACTTCGGATTTGCATTTTGGATGGCATCGGCAATTTCGTGGCAAAACGAATTGTAGCGCCAATGAGGTTAATCGCGACATGGTAAGAGAAATGAATACATTGTCTGAAATTTGTTTCCCTAAAGATGGAGGAATCGATCAGGGTTCAAAAGTTGGTCCTGTCGATTATATTATTGTTACGGGTGATATTGTTAATCGTCAGCAAATTGGCATACAATCGGCTACTGCATCGTGGAAACAGTTTGCCGCTACTTATTTAGATGGTGGCATAACCTTAAAGAACGAAGATGGGAAACCGACTCCTTTTTTATTAGAATGTGGAAATCATGATGTTTCGGATGCTATTGGGTTTACAAAACCCATGAATCCAGACAGTGATGCTACTTCTATGGTAAATATTTACAACATGATGTTGTCTCCTTCGGTTCCCCTTACCAATGCAACATTTCATTATAAGGAAGATAAAATTAATTCTTCACGGGATATAGCAGGTGTTCACTTTATGTTTGTCAATGTCTGGCCTGATTCAACAGCACGAATCTGGATGCAACACGATTTAGCATCGGTTAGTTCCAAAACTCCGGTGGTTATCTTTACACATGATCCTCCCATTGCCGATCCAAAGCATTTTATAAATCCAAATGGCAATCATTCCATTAATGCGACGGATAAGTTTGAGAATATATTGGAGGAAATATTTAAAGACGGGAAAACACCAAAATCTTCTACTACCATTGAACAACGTGGTTTTGTCAGTTTCCTTAAATTACACCCTAATATCAGAGCTTATTTTCATGGGCACGACAATTTTAATCAGTTCTATACTTACTATGGCCCTGATGATAATATCCAGCTTCCTGTTTTTAGAGTCGACTCGCCTATGAAGGGTGATATCTCAGGGACTGATGCTCCTAATAAGGTAGGCGATGAGAAGGAAGTATCATTTCAGGTAATTTCAATTAATAGTGATACAAAGAAGATGACGGTCAGGGAGTGCTTTTGGAATAAATCAGGTGCCAACTCGAAACTTGAATGGGGTAATAATGCAACAATTGATTTGAAATAA